The Echeneis naucrates chromosome 23, fEcheNa1.1, whole genome shotgun sequence genome has a segment encoding these proteins:
- the mcat gene encoding malonyl-CoA-acyl carrier protein transacylase, mitochondrial — translation MLAAASRGKLRSAVRLSRPYSAHLPPPEASAPLPDGAPEEPGRRRRKDPSSRSVLLFPGQGSQFVGMGRGLLKYPNVGDMFAVARKVLGYDLLSLCLEGPEEELRRTVHCQPAVFVTSLAAVERLNAENPQAIETCVAAAGFSVGEFAALVFSGAMNFAEALYVVKVRAEAMQKASELVPSGMLSVIGKHQAQYKYACVEAKKYCKSLGIEEPVCSVANYLFPDGRVIAGHQQALDFLQKNSRRLEFMRTKPLPVSGAFHTELMASATEPLREVLRQVEVRRPEINVYSNVDGKRYMSESHVRRQLVKQLVSPVKWEQTMHEIYERMQGENFPQTYEVGPGKQLGATLQMCNRKAFKMYTQVKVTTYED, via the exons ATGTTGGCAGCAGCCTCCAGAGGAAAGCTCCGGTCTGCGGTCCGCCTCAGCCGGCCGTACTCGGCTCACCTTCCCCCGCCCGAAGCCTCCGCTCCTCTCCCGGACGGCGCGCCGGAGGAGCCGGGCCGGAGGCGGAGGAAGGACCCGAGCAGCCGCTCCGTGCTCCTCTTCCCGGGGCAGGGCAGCCAGTTTGTGGGGATGGGCAGGGGACTTCTGAAGTACCCTAACGTCGGGGACATGTTCGCGGTGGCCCGGAAGGTCCTCGGCTACGACCTGCTGTCTCTGTGCCTGGAGGGCCCGGAGGAGGAGCTGCGGAGGACGGTGCACTGCCAGCCGGCCGTGTTCGTCACCTCCCTGGCTGCGGTGGAGAGGCTGAACGCCGAGAACCCGCAG GCCATTGAGACATGCGTTGCTGCTGCAGGTTTCAGTGTTGGAGAATTTGCTGCTCTGGTCTTTTCTGGTGCTATGAACTTTGCAGAAG CTCTGTATGTGGTGAAAGTTCGTGCAGAGGCCATGCAGAAAGCATCAGAGCTGGTTCCCAGTGGGATGCTGTCAGTCATCGGGAAACATCAAGCTCAGTACAAATATGCGTGTGTGGAAGCTAAGAAGTATTGCAAGAGCCTAGGGATCGAAGAGCCGGTTTGTTCTGTGGCCAACTATCTGTTCCCTGACGGCAGGGTCATCGCAGGACACCAGCAA gctctggaTTTCCTCCAAAAAAACTCCAGACGTCTTGAGTTCATGAGGACCAAACCTCTTCCAGTCAGTGGAGCTTTTCACACTGAGCTGATGGCGTCGGCTACTGAGCCCCTCAGAGAGGTGCTCAGACAGGTGGAG GTGCGGCGTCCCGAGATCAACGTCTACTCCAATGTCGACGGCAAACGCTACATGAGTGAGAGCCACGTGCGCAGGCAGCTGGTCAAGCAGCTGGTGTCTCCTGTGAAGTGGGAGCAAACCATGCATGAGATCTACGAGAGGATGCAGGGAGAGAACTTCCCTCAGACGTACGAGGTCGGCCCGGGAAAGCAGCTCGGCGCCACGCTGCAAATGTGCAACAGGAAGGCCTTCAAGATGTACACACAGGTGAAAGTCACCACGTATGAAGACTGA
- the ttll1 gene encoding polyglutamylase complex subunit TTLL1, which produces MAGKVKWVTDIEKSVLINNFEKREWIQVTENEDWNFYWMSIQTIRNVFSVDTGYRLSDDQMVNHFPNHYELTRKDLMIKNIKRYRKELEKEGSPLAEKDENGKYIYLDFVPVTFMLPADYNLFVEEFRKNPSSTWIMKPCGKAQGKGIFLINKLSQIKKWSRDSRTSTFVAASSGKEAYVISLYIDNPLLIGGKKFDLRLYVLVTTYRPLKCYMYKLGFCRFCTVKYTPSTSELDNMFVHLTNVAIQKHGDDYNHVHGGKWTVSNLRLYLESTRGKEVTSRLFDQIHWIVVQSLKAVAPVMNNDKHCFECYGYDIIIDDKLKPWLIEVNASPSLTSSTANDRILKYNLINDTLNIVTPNGDIPDCRWNRSPPREALGNYQVLYDEEQAQSENAERDLRSRSGQSLGSKGTKAGAGVRPVAATWK; this is translated from the exons ATGGCCGGTAAGGTGAAGTGGGTGACAGACATAGAAAAATCAGTGCTCATCAACAACTTTGAAAAAAGAGAATGGATTCAAGTCACAGAAAACGAGGACTGGAATTTCTACTG GATGAGCATCCAGACCATCAGGAATGTGTTCAGTGTGGACACCGGCTACCGCCTGTCAGATGACCAGATGGTCAACCACTTTCCCAACCATTATGAGCTGACCAGAAAGGACCTGATGATCAAGAACATCAAACGCTACCgcaaggagctggagaaggaagGCAGCCCTCTGGCAGAGAAGGATGAGaatggaaaatacatttatctGG atTTTGTCCCTGTGACGTTCATGCTTCCCGCTGACTATAATTTGTTTGTGGAGGAGTTTCGTAAGAATCCGTCGAGCACCTGGATCATGAAGCCGTGCGGGAAAGCTCAGGGCAAAGGCATCTTCCTCATCAACAAACTGTCCCAGATCAAAAAGTGGTCAAGAGACAGCCGCACCTCTAC GTTTGTAGCAGCATCTAGTGGTAAGGAAGCCTATGTCATCTCCTTGTACATCGACAATCCTCTGCTGATAGGAGGGAAGAAGTTTGACCTGCGTCTTTATGTCTTGGTGACCACCTATCGGCCTCTGAAATGCTACAT GTACAAGCTGGGCTTCTGCCGGTTCTGCACAGTGAAGTACACACCCAGTACAAGTGAACTGGATAACATGTTTGTTCACCTCACAAATGTGGCCATCCAAAAACATGGG GATGACTACAACCATGTCCATGGAGGGAAGTGGACGGTCAGTAACCTCCGTTTGTACCTAGAGAGCACCAGAGGAAAGGAGGTGACCAGCCGATTGTTTGACCAGATCCACTGGATAGTGGTGCAGTCTTTGAAAGCTGTGGCT CCTGTCATGAACAACGACAAGCACTGTTTTGAATGTTACGGGTATGACATCATTATTGATGACAAGCTGAAGCCGTGGCTTATTGAG GTTAACGCCTCGCCCTCGCTGACCTCCAGCACGGCCAACGACCGCATCCTGAAGTACAACCTCATCAATGACACCCTCAATATTGTCACACCCAATGGGGACATCCCAGACTGCCGCTGGAATCGCAGCCCACCCCGAGAAGCCCTGGGAAACTATCAAGTTCT